One Roseburia rectibacter DNA window includes the following coding sequences:
- a CDS encoding DUF262 domain-containing protein, giving the protein MKNIRKQTYTLEQYLKDMKAEKIRTDQECQRLSGQWNPNMVNELIASVLTDDYIPPIILGEETTSNGITRQWIIDGLQRSSTLSLFRYGNAKITKNLDEYMVTYQTKATDADGNIKRDKQGEIVWENVDFDIRNKTYEQLPEELKEVFNGYQLEVVIHQNCDTTQISKLVRKLNNCKPMNQAQRAFTYIDAFAREIREIADNRFFKDMYSCNNKDRINGTFERAIGDMVILSEYPNQYRKDTKIGFKWLNENATILDFENLDDLLTRLVESTEITSEIRELFNRKSAYIFVAAFKAFTKLGREDKAFGEFLHWLIAEGKNTEINGKTWTELDIDRSTRDSNVVHGKLDYLTALINQYFTEVKKVA; this is encoded by the coding sequence ATGAAGAATATCAGAAAGCAGACATACACATTAGAGCAGTATTTAAAGGACATGAAGGCAGAAAAAATCAGAACAGACCAGGAATGTCAGAGATTATCAGGACAATGGAATCCAAACATGGTAAATGAACTGATTGCATCGGTTCTGACAGATGATTATATCCCACCTATTATTTTAGGTGAGGAAACAACATCAAACGGAATCACAAGACAATGGATAATTGACGGATTGCAGAGAAGTAGCACATTATCATTATTCAGATATGGAAACGCAAAAATAACAAAGAATCTTGATGAATATATGGTTACTTATCAGACAAAGGCAACCGATGCAGATGGAAATATAAAGCGAGACAAGCAGGGCGAAATTGTATGGGAGAATGTAGATTTTGACATTCGTAACAAGACATACGAGCAGTTACCAGAAGAATTGAAAGAGGTATTCAATGGCTATCAGTTAGAGGTTGTAATTCATCAGAATTGCGACACAACGCAAATTTCAAAATTGGTGCGCAAACTGAATAACTGCAAGCCGATGAATCAAGCCCAACGTGCTTTTACATATATTGATGCGTTTGCAAGGGAAATAAGAGAAATTGCAGACAACAGATTTTTCAAAGATATGTACTCTTGCAACAACAAAGACAGAATAAACGGAACTTTTGAAAGAGCCATCGGAGATATGGTTATCTTATCTGAATATCCTAATCAGTACAGAAAAGATACAAAGATAGGATTCAAGTGGTTAAATGAAAATGCAACCATTCTTGATTTTGAAAATCTTGATGATTTACTCACAAGGTTAGTAGAATCAACGGAAATCACAAGCGAGATAAGGGAACTGTTCAATAGAAAGAGTGCATATATCTTTGTGGCAGCATTTAAGGCATTTACAAAGTTAGGAAGGGAAGATAAAGCGTTTGGAGAGTTCCTGCATTGGTTAATTGCAGAAGGTAAAAATACAGAAATCAATGGAAAGACATGGACTGAATTAGATATAGACCGTTCTACAAGGGATAGCAATGTAGTACACGGAAAACTTGATTATCTTACAGCACTTATCAATCAGTATTTTACAGAGGTTAAGAAAGTAGCATAA
- a CDS encoding sigma-70 family RNA polymerase sigma factor, whose protein sequence is MTSADLTVLEPYCKDNMRLLKKLSKSIFLRLNEPLTEADYDDFYSIANMTLWQCYNSYSTDKGASFNTFLCDCLKKKFKTEIRDRHREKRVINQFTTSLDATNDSEEECSILDFIPSDFDTFEEVTKNNNEQFQDKVQQYISKLSNQQVNILNLLIDGYTPKDIRQILEISSTEYAENMKIMRSFENVKILF, encoded by the coding sequence ATGACAAGTGCAGATTTAACAGTATTAGAGCCATATTGTAAAGATAATATGCGACTGCTAAAAAAGTTATCAAAGTCAATCTTTTTGAGGCTTAACGAGCCATTGACAGAAGCAGACTATGACGATTTTTACAGCATTGCAAATATGACATTGTGGCAGTGTTACAACTCTTATAGCACCGATAAAGGAGCAAGTTTTAATACTTTTCTTTGTGATTGCTTAAAGAAAAAATTTAAGACAGAGATAAGAGACAGACACAGAGAAAAACGAGTTATCAATCAGTTTACAACCTCATTAGATGCAACTAATGACAGCGAGGAAGAATGTAGCATACTGGATTTTATACCATCCGATTTTGACACATTTGAGGAAGTAACCAAAAACAACAACGAACAATTTCAAGACAAGGTACAACAGTACATTTCAAAACTTTCTAATCAGCAGGTAAATATATTAAACCTTTTGATTGATGGGTACACACCTAAAGACATACGGCAGATTTTAGAAATTTCATCAACTGAATATGCTGAAAATATGAAGATTATGAGAAGTTTTGAAAATGTAAAGATTTTATTTTAG
- a CDS encoding DnaJ domain-containing protein — MKYFKNVETLEELRKQYKELLKKYHPDNPNGSTEATKEINVEYDTLFKTLKDRHEHNASDTTDNNTDYNNMKYDFSEDEKLREVLQHIVTMENINIEIVGCWIWVDGNTYEHKDSLKALGFKWAREKKKWYFHTEAFRKRSKKKLSMDDIRNYYGSTEVQTEATKRLKEA; from the coding sequence ATGAAATATTTTAAGAATGTAGAAACATTAGAAGAATTAAGAAAACAGTACAAAGAGTTATTAAAGAAGTATCACCCAGACAACCCAAACGGATCAACGGAAGCAACAAAAGAAATCAATGTTGAATATGATACATTATTCAAAACATTAAAAGACAGACACGAACACAACGCAAGCGACACCACCGACAACAATACAGATTATAATAATATGAAGTATGATTTTTCAGAAGATGAAAAATTAAGGGAAGTATTACAGCATATTGTTACAATGGAAAATATCAATATTGAAATAGTCGGTTGTTGGATATGGGTTGACGGTAACACATACGAACATAAAGACAGTTTAAAGGCTCTAGGGTTTAAATGGGCAAGAGAGAAAAAGAAGTGGTATTTTCATACAGAAGCATTCAGAAAGAGAAGCAAGAAAAAATTATCTATGGATGATATACGGAACTATTACGGAAGTACAGAAGTACAGACAGAAGCAACAAAGAGACTGAAAGAAGCGTAA
- a CDS encoding Ltp family lipoprotein, whose translation MALVKCPECGRENVSSTAKSCPRCGYNIKAYYESQQQTETVSNPVASDNKINVKAIIGVVAACLVIFCIHYFSTRCAYDGCTEKKTSNSKYCAYHSLSSSYGYSNYDYTPKTGNAGAEAKAESYLRSSAFSYTGLIDQLEYNGFSESEATYGADHCGADWKEQALKKAKSYLNSSAFSYSGLQDQLEYNGFTEEEAQYGVDNCNADWNEQAYKKAKSYMKSSPDMGRSRMIEQLQYNGFTYEQAVYGVDQAGL comes from the coding sequence ATGGCATTAGTAAAGTGTCCTGAATGTGGCAGAGAAAATGTATCGAGTACAGCTAAGTCTTGCCCTAGATGTGGATATAATATAAAGGCATATTATGAATCACAACAGCAGACAGAGACAGTTTCTAATCCTGTTGCATCTGACAATAAAATCAATGTAAAGGCTATTATTGGTGTAGTGGCAGCGTGTCTTGTAATATTTTGCATACATTACTTCTCTACTAGATGTGCTTATGATGGCTGTACAGAGAAGAAAACAAGTAATAGTAAATATTGTGCATATCATTCTTTGTCAAGTTCTTATGGGTATTCAAATTATGATTATACACCAAAGACCGGCAATGCAGGAGCAGAAGCAAAAGCGGAATCATATTTGAGAAGTTCTGCATTTTCCTATACAGGATTGATTGACCAGTTAGAATATAATGGTTTTTCAGAATCAGAAGCAACATATGGAGCAGATCATTGTGGTGCAGACTGGAAGGAACAGGCATTAAAGAAAGCTAAGTCATATTTGAATAGTTCTGCATTCTCATATAGTGGATTGCAAGATCAACTTGAATATAATGGATTTACGGAAGAAGAAGCACAGTATGGTGTTGATAACTGTAATGCAGATTGGAATGAGCAAGCATATAAAAAAGCAAAATCATACATGAAATCTTCGCCAGATATGGGAAGAAGTAGAATGATAGAGCAGTTACAATATAATGGTTTTACTTATGAGCAAGCTGTATATGGAGTGGATCAAGCTGGATTGTAG
- a CDS encoding zinc ribbon domain-containing protein, with the protein MAMIKCPECGNEIADDVKVCPSCGFEIQSETMGENTDITNTNETVPAYKNKKYIGIALCVVACIMLVVAFTRVNNDKYSFYKQHYKECMDGYAENKSTANDYGGWFNSSYNYIASSYENMAKDDNKKIWSYRIQAIILCLGSVACGIVSYKFIKGEMANGISKVS; encoded by the coding sequence ATGGCTATGATTAAATGTCCTGAATGTGGGAATGAGATAGCAGATGATGTAAAAGTATGTCCTAGTTGCGGATTTGAGATTCAATCTGAAACGATGGGAGAAAATACTGATATAACAAATACTAATGAGACAGTACCAGCATATAAGAATAAAAAATATATTGGTATTGCCCTTTGCGTGGTAGCTTGTATTATGTTAGTTGTTGCATTTACAAGGGTAAATAATGATAAATACTCTTTCTATAAGCAACATTATAAGGAATGCATGGATGGGTATGCAGAAAACAAATCAACAGCAAACGATTATGGCGGTTGGTTTAACAGTTCATATAATTATATTGCATCAAGCTATGAAAATATGGCAAAAGATGATAATAAGAAGATATGGAGTTACCGCATACAAGCTATTATACTGTGTCTTGGTAGTGTAGCTTGTGGAATTGTTAGTTATAAATTTATAAAAGGGGAGATGGCGAATGGCATTAGTAAAGTGTCCTGA
- a CDS encoding helix-turn-helix domain-containing protein — protein sequence MIDYSPFWNTLENSSENWYTLTNKYHMSHSTLHRLKHNKDVSTKTLNDLCRILDCDICDIVRYIPSDTDQPL from the coding sequence ATGATTGATTATTCCCCATTCTGGAATACTCTTGAAAATTCAAGTGAAAACTGGTACACACTTACAAATAAATATCATATGTCACATAGCACACTCCACCGATTGAAGCATAATAAAGATGTATCTACCAAGACACTTAATGATCTGTGTCGGATTCTTGATTGTGATATTTGCGATATTGTCAGATACATTCCCTCTGATACCGATCAGCCATTATAA
- a CDS encoding Ntn hydrolase family protein translates to MTVIMGHKTANKMYLGADNRLCTPDDELICDNDNKIVVVNDKVAVAFAGYGGVKTIFENMIKENTKEIYVEDVIRIFKFIYWTLRIMKNNNASKNAFHYGARFIIAGKSKKNKYCIYTMSILNGKIEKPSMVNSFMFPPSDADTKECCEIYSKYTKADDSNFIQNTIKDISKISKVISSSGDIWTCDITTGESSLKHFE, encoded by the coding sequence ATGACTGTTATTATGGGACATAAAACTGCAAATAAAATGTATCTTGGGGCAGACAACAGATTGTGTACACCTGATGATGAGCTTATTTGCGATAACGACAATAAAATCGTTGTAGTTAATGATAAGGTTGCAGTTGCATTTGCTGGATATGGTGGCGTAAAAACTATATTTGAAAATATGATAAAAGAAAATACAAAGGAAATTTATGTAGAGGATGTTATTCGTATTTTTAAATTTATATATTGGACTTTAAGAATAATGAAAAATAATAATGCATCAAAAAATGCTTTTCATTATGGGGCACGTTTTATCATAGCTGGAAAAAGTAAAAAGAATAAATACTGTATATATACGATGTCAATTCTAAATGGAAAGATAGAAAAACCTTCAATGGTTAACAGTTTTATGTTTCCCCCTTCTGATGCTGATACAAAAGAGTGTTGTGAGATATATAGTAAATATACAAAGGCAGATGATTCAAATTTTATACAAAATACTATTAAGGATATTTCAAAAATAAGTAAGGTTATTAGTTCATCTGGTGATATTTGGACGTGTGACATAACAACGGGAGAGAGTTCATTAAAACACTTTGAATAA
- a CDS encoding helix-turn-helix transcriptional regulator has product MKPIYLSIQQEATGNRIRELLLNNGYTVKDIQEVMGFENPQAVYKWLSGKSLPNLDNLLILSKVLHTSIEDILVIDGDIAILMEGATQWIMYGIKQIFGMKEKDRGRYLVLCCGI; this is encoded by the coding sequence GTGAAGCCTATATATTTATCAATCCAACAAGAAGCAACAGGAAACAGAATCAGAGAACTTTTATTGAATAATGGATATACAGTAAAAGATATTCAAGAAGTTATGGGATTTGAAAATCCACAGGCAGTCTATAAATGGCTTTCTGGTAAATCGTTACCCAACTTGGATAATCTGCTGATTCTAAGCAAAGTGTTACATACCAGTATAGAAGATATCCTCGTCATTGACGGGGATATTGCTATTTTGATGGAGGGTGCTACACAATGGATAATGTATGGAATAAAACAGATTTTTGGTATGAAAGAAAAAGACCGTGGAAGATACCTGGTCTTGTGTTGCGGAATATAA
- a CDS encoding HAMP domain-containing histidine kinase, translated as MISDNKIKCMYFNKRFNEKPQGKQCGWVQKSLIETEIAIEDLADALCHGASFKPGVLVGGMKADNWTQQQLFGLDFDNGMCIEEAYNKVISLGIVPCFMYTTFSHKEEHHKFRMIFCNDTVITDGSIRDKLQATLMGAVGGIDEVCFNRDRLFFGGKGNETLYPSYDSRINAKSVIDKYWKDEYEQYISNAQPKSKKKPAAKKEKADTEVKPVYENLNVKAIKEHDVEYLRTVLAHEPIEFDTKNEFWDYIYSELDIAELIDIDDPRSFCCILHEDHNPSANIFTTKNGVQKYRCCSENLTLNIKQLIEMLGDFKSEYKAIQFIMDIYNLSIKESQWSIEQRENIDMMISNITLNKFQELCPQADKNIKYAKDTFLMMLSIARNNIYSEKFSNDDGEIIFYVTNKKLAEYMGKGNSQKKIDKINKYVKMLIYHDLIRILDNDQIPKELLKNALKYTNGNKNRVNFYAIPSWVVQQLKTIEDNGIRWKDKGYRIGGVSFDMFYRSEGFEVAASLYPQYKKKKNEYGEIVNRTTTKASDECTLKISEVILHCIQRKGYCTEKEVVYILGNEYRYEVTETQIKRCLNEIMDCYGLKKVKANKVLKEQFDIKSDGYPYIIIEDEM; from the coding sequence ATGATTAGTGACAATAAGATTAAATGTATGTATTTCAATAAACGATTCAATGAGAAACCACAAGGAAAACAATGTGGATGGGTGCAGAAAAGTTTAATTGAGACAGAAATTGCAATAGAAGATTTGGCAGATGCTTTATGTCATGGAGCATCATTTAAGCCAGGAGTTTTAGTTGGCGGTATGAAAGCTGATAACTGGACACAGCAACAGTTATTTGGCTTGGATTTTGATAATGGAATGTGCATAGAAGAAGCATATAACAAGGTTATTTCTCTTGGAATTGTACCATGTTTTATGTACACCACATTTTCACACAAGGAAGAACATCATAAATTCCGCATGATATTCTGCAATGATACAGTTATTACAGATGGCAGTATCAGAGATAAATTACAAGCTACACTTATGGGTGCGGTGGGTGGAATTGATGAGGTATGTTTCAATAGAGATAGATTGTTTTTCGGTGGCAAGGGGAATGAGACATTATATCCATCTTATGACAGTAGAATCAATGCAAAATCAGTTATTGATAAATACTGGAAAGATGAGTATGAGCAATATATATCAAATGCACAGCCAAAATCAAAGAAGAAGCCTGCTGCAAAAAAGGAAAAAGCTGATACGGAGGTAAAACCCGTATATGAAAACTTAAATGTCAAAGCAATCAAGGAACATGATGTTGAATATTTGCGTACAGTATTAGCACATGAACCGATTGAGTTTGATACAAAAAATGAATTTTGGGATTATATCTATTCGGAACTGGATATCGCAGAACTGATAGATATTGACGATCCGAGGTCTTTTTGCTGTATTCTGCATGAAGATCATAACCCTTCTGCAAACATCTTTACTACGAAAAATGGAGTTCAAAAGTATAGATGTTGTTCTGAAAATCTTACTCTTAACATAAAACAGTTGATTGAAATGTTGGGAGATTTCAAATCTGAATATAAAGCTATTCAATTCATAATGGATATTTATAATCTGTCTATAAAGGAATCTCAATGGAGCATTGAACAGCGTGAAAACATAGACATGATGATAAGTAATATCACTCTGAATAAATTTCAAGAACTATGTCCACAGGCTGATAAAAATATCAAATATGCAAAGGACACATTTCTTATGATGCTGTCTATTGCACGAAACAATATTTATAGCGAGAAGTTTTCTAATGATGATGGAGAAATAATCTTTTACGTTACCAATAAAAAGTTGGCTGAATACATGGGAAAAGGTAATAGCCAGAAGAAGATTGACAAGATCAATAAGTATGTGAAAATGCTTATCTATCACGATTTAATACGGATATTAGATAATGACCAGATACCAAAGGAATTATTGAAAAACGCATTAAAATATACGAATGGCAATAAGAATCGTGTCAATTTCTATGCTATTCCATCATGGGTAGTACAACAGTTGAAAACAATAGAAGATAACGGAATCCGTTGGAAAGATAAAGGTTATAGAATTGGCGGTGTATCGTTTGATATGTTCTATCGTTCTGAAGGTTTTGAGGTAGCCGCCTCATTATATCCCCAGTATAAGAAAAAGAAAAATGAATATGGTGAGATTGTAAACAGAACTACCACAAAGGCTAGTGATGAATGTACATTGAAGATTTCAGAAGTGATTTTGCATTGTATTCAAAGAAAAGGATATTGTACCGAGAAAGAGGTTGTTTATATTCTTGGTAATGAGTATAGATACGAAGTCACAGAGACACAGATTAAGCGATGTTTAAATGAGATTATGGATTGTTATGGATTGAAGAAAGTCAAAGCTAATAAGGTATTAAAGGAACAATTTGATATAAAATCAGACGGCTATCCCTACATAATAATTGAAGATGAGATGTAA
- a CDS encoding HU family DNA-binding protein: MRLLKQDVIDKLTEKTGLYKKDVRAVLDSFHELVYEELDADNSILITNLFKVEPITVDSRKRYSPYVDDNYYIEKEHKTVKITPASNLLDSLKKEEE; encoded by the coding sequence ATGAGATTACTTAAACAGGATGTAATAGACAAATTAACTGAAAAGACAGGCTTATATAAAAAAGATGTACGAGCTGTATTAGATTCATTCCATGAATTAGTTTATGAAGAATTGGATGCAGATAATTCAATTCTTATCACAAATCTTTTTAAGGTTGAGCCAATAACAGTTGATTCAAGAAAAAGATACAGTCCGTATGTTGATGATAATTACTACATTGAGAAAGAACATAAGACTGTAAAAATCACACCAGCTTCAAATCTATTGGATAGCTTGAAGAAAGAGGAAGAGTAA
- the metA gene encoding homoserine O-acetyltransferase MetA — MPIKTQSDLPAKEILEKENIFVMDESRATHQDIRVIEIGILNLMPLKEDTELQLLRSLSNTPLQINVTFITVSSHESKNTSMSHLNKFYETFDGVKNRYFDGLIITGAPVEQMEFEEVDYWKEMCDIFEWTKTHVTSTMHLCWGAQAGLYYHYGLKKHLLDKKVFGVFEHHVMNRKVPLVRGFDDYFMAPHSRHTEVRAEDIRKIPDLTILAESDEAGVFLAIADEGRRIFVMGHPEYDRVTLDKEYKRDKAKGLPIDLPVNYYPDDDDTKKPRLEWRSHGNTLYSNWLNYYVYQTTPYEFIDTAEIVGK, encoded by the coding sequence ATGCCAATTAAGACACAGAGTGATTTACCGGCAAAAGAGATATTGGAAAAGGAAAATATATTTGTTATGGATGAAAGTCGTGCAACACACCAGGATATCCGTGTCATTGAGATCGGAATCCTGAATTTAATGCCGTTAAAAGAAGACACAGAGCTGCAGCTTCTGCGTTCATTGTCTAACACACCGTTACAGATCAATGTGACATTTATTACGGTATCATCCCATGAGTCAAAAAATACATCCATGAGTCATTTAAACAAGTTTTATGAGACATTTGATGGAGTGAAGAACCGTTATTTTGATGGACTGATCATTACAGGTGCTCCGGTGGAACAGATGGAGTTTGAGGAAGTGGATTACTGGAAGGAAATGTGTGATATTTTTGAATGGACAAAGACACATGTAACATCCACAATGCATCTGTGCTGGGGTGCACAGGCAGGACTTTATTATCATTATGGACTAAAAAAGCATCTGCTGGATAAAAAAGTATTTGGTGTGTTTGAACATCATGTCATGAACCGTAAAGTGCCGTTAGTCCGTGGCTTTGATGATTATTTTATGGCGCCTCATTCAAGACACACGGAAGTCCGTGCAGAAGATATCCGGAAAATACCGGATCTGACGATCCTTGCTGAGTCAGATGAAGCAGGCGTTTTCCTTGCAATCGCAGATGAAGGCAGACGTATTTTTGTCATGGGACATCCGGAATATGACCGTGTCACACTTGATAAGGAATACAAACGTGATAAAGCAAAGGGACTGCCGATCGATCTCCCGGTCAACTATTATCCGGATGATGATGATACGAAGAAACCTAGATTAGAGTGGCGGTCACATGGAAATACCCTCTATTCAAACTGGCTGAATTATTATGTGTACCAGACGACACCGTATGAGTTTATCGATACGGCGGAGATTGTAGGGAAATAA
- the ligA gene encoding NAD-dependent DNA ligase LigA has product MTPEEQIKELRDKINYHSDRYYNQDNPEISDYEFDMLMRQLKRLEKEHPELVTEDSPTQHVGGTAKRTAGILVHHNVPMLSLQDVFSKEEVVDFVEQMKEQLDDPEFVVEYKIDGLSMALRYENGELALALTRGDGVNFGEDVTANAKVISDVKKKLKDHPEYLEIRGEVYMKNEDFDRVNEQQELLGKKIFANPRNCAAGTLRQLDSRVTKERKLSMFVFNIQQVRGMEIATHTEGYEFLKKQGIPIIEDYKVCKTADEVWDAITAIGENRGNLGYDIDGAVIKINRYSDRELLGNTSKVPKWAIAYKYPPEEKETKLLDIELSVGRTGRITPTAVFEPVRLCGTSVSRATLHNQDFIDDLDVGIGDTIVVYKSGEIIPKVKEVRKEKRPDGWKRFMIPDVCPVCGAKTEREKDTADIKCTSPNCPAQLERHIINFVGRDAMDIKGFGTVYIEELVRLGYIRDIADIFELKDHREELIEQGIIGKEKNTDKLLDTIEKAKENDAYMLLTGFGIPNVGKAAAKTIMKRFSSITDLEEADRETLMEVDDVGEVSADCIFRFFHDEKNRAMINRLKSLGVNMEAEETETIDSAVSGKTVVITGTLPTLGRKEAAELVEKYGGKVSGSVSKKTDYVVAGESAGSKLTKAQELGITVLTEAELFALLGINTENGSTVR; this is encoded by the coding sequence ATGACACCGGAAGAACAGATCAAAGAATTAAGAGATAAGATCAATTATCATAGCGACAGATATTATAATCAGGATAATCCTGAAATCTCAGATTATGAATTTGACATGTTGATGCGGCAGTTAAAACGTCTGGAAAAAGAACATCCGGAGCTTGTAACGGAAGACTCGCCGACACAGCATGTCGGTGGTACGGCAAAGCGTACAGCAGGTATTTTGGTGCACCATAATGTTCCGATGTTAAGTCTTCAGGATGTATTTTCGAAGGAGGAAGTCGTTGATTTTGTGGAGCAGATGAAAGAGCAGTTAGATGATCCTGAGTTTGTGGTGGAATATAAGATTGACGGATTATCTATGGCACTCCGCTACGAAAATGGCGAACTTGCCCTTGCGCTGACGCGTGGTGATGGGGTGAACTTTGGCGAAGATGTGACAGCAAATGCAAAAGTGATCTCAGATGTTAAAAAGAAACTGAAAGACCACCCGGAATATCTGGAGATCCGTGGTGAAGTCTATATGAAAAATGAGGACTTTGACAGAGTCAATGAACAACAGGAACTGCTCGGTAAAAAGATTTTTGCAAATCCAAGAAACTGCGCTGCAGGAACGCTGCGCCAGCTTGACAGCCGTGTGACAAAAGAAAGAAAACTGTCCATGTTTGTATTTAATATCCAGCAGGTGCGTGGCATGGAGATTGCAACGCATACCGAAGGATATGAATTTTTAAAGAAACAGGGGATTCCGATCATCGAAGATTACAAAGTATGTAAGACTGCAGACGAAGTCTGGGATGCCATCACGGCAATCGGAGAGAATCGTGGAAATCTTGGCTATGATATTGACGGGGCAGTCATTAAGATCAACCGTTATTCAGACAGGGAACTGCTGGGAAATACCTCGAAAGTCCCGAAATGGGCGATCGCATACAAATATCCGCCGGAAGAAAAAGAAACGAAACTGCTTGATATTGAGCTTTCCGTTGGAAGAACAGGAAGAATCACGCCGACAGCGGTTTTTGAACCGGTGCGCCTGTGTGGAACTTCTGTTTCAAGAGCAACATTGCATAATCAGGATTTTATTGATGATCTTGATGTGGGAATTGGTGATACGATCGTTGTTTATAAGTCCGGAGAGATCATTCCAAAGGTCAAAGAAGTCCGCAAGGAAAAAAGACCGGACGGCTGGAAGCGTTTTATGATTCCGGATGTCTGTCCGGTCTGCGGTGCAAAGACGGAACGCGAAAAAGATACAGCAGATATCAAATGTACGTCGCCAAACTGCCCGGCGCAGTTAGAACGTCATATCATTAACTTTGTCGGCAGAGATGCCATGGATATCAAGGGATTTGGTACGGTTTATATTGAAGAACTTGTGCGTTTGGGGTATATTAGAGATATTGCTGACATATTTGAACTGAAAGATCACAGAGAAGAACTGATCGAACAGGGAATTATCGGAAAAGAAAAGAATACGGACAAACTTTTAGATACGATCGAAAAGGCAAAGGAAAATGATGCGTATATGCTTCTTACCGGATTTGGTATTCCAAATGTTGGGAAAGCGGCAGCAAAGACGATCATGAAACGTTTTTCCTCGATCACAGATTTAGAGGAAGCAGATCGGGAAACTCTAATGGAGGTGGATGATGTCGGAGAAGTGAGTGCAGACTGCATTTTCCGTTTCTTCCATGACGAAAAAAACAGAGCGATGATCAATCGTTTAAAGTCGTTAGGTGTAAATATGGAAGCGGAAGAAACAGAGACGATCGATTCGGCAGTCAGCGGAAAAACAGTAGTTATTACAGGTACTTTGCCGACACTGGGAAGAAAAGAAGCAGCAGAGCTGGTGGAAAAATACGGCGGAAAAGTATCCGGTTCCGTATCAAAAAAGACAGATTATGTTGTTGCGGGAGAAAGTGCGGGCAGTAAACTGACAAAAGCACAGGAACTTGGAATAACCGTGCTTACGGAAGCAGAACTGTTTGCCCTGCTTGGAATTAATACAGAGAATGGGAGTACAGTGCGATAA
- the rluF gene encoding 23S rRNA pseudouridine(2604) synthase RluF has product MQEAVRINKYLSEAGVCSRREADRQVEAGNVIIDGVAASMGAKVLPGQTVLFCGKPVKKEDEMILLAFHKPTGVVCTAEKREKNNVVDYINYPKRIYPIGRLDKDSEGLLLMTNNGDIVNRIMRAGNMHEKEYIVTVNKPVTDSFLRGLAGGVPLVELNATTRKCKVWRTGKRQFGIILTQGLNRQIRRMCEYFGYRVEKLVRTRIMNIELGDLKAGNYREVTSQEYDELMRLVKDSSNTTVIHRRDGGDR; this is encoded by the coding sequence ATGCAGGAGGCAGTCAGAATCAATAAATATCTCAGCGAGGCAGGAGTGTGTTCCAGAAGAGAGGCAGACCGCCAGGTGGAAGCCGGAAATGTGATAATAGACGGTGTGGCTGCATCCATGGGGGCAAAAGTATTGCCGGGACAGACGGTTCTTTTTTGTGGAAAGCCGGTAAAAAAAGAAGATGAAATGATACTTCTGGCATTTCATAAACCGACAGGAGTAGTATGCACTGCAGAAAAGAGAGAAAAAAATAATGTGGTGGATTATATCAACTATCCCAAACGGATTTATCCAATTGGAAGACTGGACAAAGATTCCGAAGGATTATTGCTTATGACAAACAATGGTGATATTGTAAACCGCATTATGCGTGCCGGAAATATGCATGAAAAAGAATATATTGTTACCGTTAATAAACCTGTGACGGACAGTTTTCTGCGGGGACTTGCAGGTGGCGTGCCGCTGGTGGAATTGAATGCTACCACACGTAAATGTAAAGTCTGGCGGACAGGAAAAAGGCAGTTTGGCATCATCCTGACACAGGGATTGAACCGGCAGATCCGCCGTATGTGCGAATATTTTGGATACAGAGTGGAAAAACTGGTAAGAACCCGTATTATGAATATCGAACTGGGAGATTTAAAAGCCGGGAATTACCGCGAAGTAACATCACAGGAATATGATGAACTGATGCGGCTTGTAAAAGATTCATCAAACACGACAGTGATTCACAGACGGGATGGAGGAGACAGATGA